Proteins encoded in a region of the Microbacterium neungamense genome:
- a CDS encoding SAF domain-containing protein, whose amino-acid sequence MTTLSRTRRAFLGDVRFLIGIVLVLASVAGVWLLVSSSRQTTPVLQAARTVVAGEPLTSADLQVVEIGLAGLTDAYLAPQDLESGMIATRTLPEGELVPVSAVGDADRARTTTVVISATGAIPRDVGPGTGVELWHAPLLEDGRTHDAPRILVADAVVASVAETDAMLSQARTDVEVVIDRADVAAVLAAVTGGAAISIVPAGAGS is encoded by the coding sequence ATGACGACGCTCTCCCGCACCCGCCGCGCGTTCCTCGGCGACGTGCGCTTCCTCATCGGCATCGTGCTGGTGCTCGCCTCGGTGGCCGGGGTGTGGCTGCTAGTCTCCTCGTCGCGGCAGACGACGCCGGTGCTGCAGGCCGCGCGCACCGTGGTCGCCGGCGAGCCGCTCACCTCCGCCGACCTGCAGGTGGTGGAGATCGGGCTGGCCGGGCTCACCGACGCGTACCTGGCCCCGCAGGACCTGGAGTCCGGGATGATCGCCACCCGCACGCTGCCGGAGGGGGAACTGGTGCCCGTGTCCGCCGTCGGCGACGCCGATCGCGCGCGCACCACGACGGTGGTCATCTCCGCCACCGGCGCGATCCCTCGCGATGTCGGTCCCGGCACCGGCGTCGAGCTCTGGCACGCGCCGCTCCTGGAGGACGGCCGGACCCACGACGCGCCGCGCATCCTCGTCGCGGATGCGGTCGTCGCCTCCGTCGCGGAGACGGATGCCATGCTCAGCCAGGCTCGGACCGACGTGGAGGTCGTCATCGACCGCGCCGATGTCGCCGCCGTCCTCGCCGCCGTCACCGGGGGGGCGGCGATCTCGATCGTGCCCGCGGGAGCCGGCTCGTGA
- the rsgA gene encoding ribosome small subunit-dependent GTPase A encodes MSWLGDDDLDDAFDEFDESRIRTRPNPKANRPRTKRRPAHEDAEIGRVLGVDRGRYTVLVGEGTPEERMVTAARARELRRTPIVTGDRARVVGDTSGAEGTLARIVGILERTSLLRRSADDTDQVERVIVANADQMLIVVAAADPEPRPRLVDRYLVAALDAGIRPLLVVTKTDLADPGPFLTHFEGLDDLRVFTSARGRMPLDEIGAALVGHSTVFVGHSGVGKSTLVNALVPDAGRATGHVNEVTGRGRHTSSSTVSLRYHGEHGSGWVIDTPGVRSFGLGHVDPANILAAFTELAEIAEDCPRGCTHLPDAPDCALNEAAAASRLSASTRARLDSLQRLLETFQA; translated from the coding sequence GTGAGCTGGCTCGGCGACGACGACCTCGACGACGCGTTCGACGAGTTCGACGAGAGCCGCATCCGCACCCGCCCGAACCCGAAGGCGAACCGGCCCCGTACGAAGCGCCGTCCGGCCCACGAGGACGCCGAGATCGGCCGCGTGCTGGGCGTCGACCGGGGCCGGTACACGGTGCTGGTCGGCGAGGGCACCCCCGAGGAGCGCATGGTGACCGCCGCACGCGCCCGCGAGCTGCGCCGCACCCCGATCGTCACCGGCGACCGGGCCCGCGTCGTCGGCGACACCTCAGGCGCCGAGGGCACCCTGGCCCGCATCGTCGGCATCCTGGAGCGCACCTCGCTGCTGCGGCGCAGCGCCGACGACACCGACCAGGTGGAGCGCGTGATCGTCGCGAACGCCGACCAGATGCTCATCGTCGTGGCGGCCGCCGACCCCGAACCGCGCCCCCGTCTCGTGGACCGCTACCTGGTCGCGGCGCTGGACGCGGGCATCCGCCCCCTGCTCGTGGTGACCAAGACCGACCTCGCCGACCCGGGCCCGTTCCTGACCCATTTCGAGGGGCTCGACGACCTGCGGGTGTTCACCAGCGCGCGCGGACGGATGCCGCTGGACGAGATCGGCGCGGCCCTCGTCGGGCACTCCACCGTGTTCGTGGGGCACTCCGGCGTCGGCAAGTCGACGCTCGTGAACGCGCTCGTCCCGGATGCCGGACGCGCGACCGGGCACGTGAACGAGGTGACCGGGCGCGGGCGGCACACCTCCTCGTCGACGGTGTCGCTGCGCTACCACGGGGAGCACGGCAGCGGCTGGGTGATCGACACCCCCGGTGTGCGCTCCTTCGGCCTCGGGCACGTCGACCCGGCCAACATCCTCGCCGCGTTCACCGAGCTCGCCGAGATCGCGGAGGACTGCCCGCGCGGATGCACGCACCTGCCCGACGCCCCGGACTGCGCACTGAACGAGGCTGCGGCCGCCAGCCGGCTGAGCGCGTCCACCCGGGCGCGCCTGGACTCCCTGCAGCGCCTGCTGGAGACCTTCCAGGCGTGA
- the bcp gene encoding thioredoxin-dependent thiol peroxidase, translating into MTNARLEPGDTAPDFALLDQDGNTVTLGDLRGTKTILYFYPAAMTPGCTTQACDFRDSISSLQGAGYQVVGISRDTPEKLAEFRERDGLTFPLLSDPDHAVHSAYGVWGEKMNYGKVIEGVIRSTFVLDEDGVVTHALYNVKATGHVARLRKTLGLAA; encoded by the coding sequence ATGACGAACGCGCGCCTGGAACCCGGAGACACCGCCCCCGATTTCGCCCTGCTCGACCAGGACGGCAACACGGTGACGCTGGGCGATCTGCGCGGGACGAAGACGATCCTGTACTTCTACCCCGCCGCGATGACCCCCGGATGCACCACGCAGGCGTGCGACTTCCGCGACAGCATCTCCTCCCTGCAGGGCGCGGGCTACCAGGTCGTCGGCATCTCGCGCGACACCCCGGAGAAGCTCGCGGAGTTCCGCGAGCGCGACGGGCTCACCTTCCCGCTGCTCAGCGACCCCGACCACGCCGTGCACAGCGCGTACGGCGTGTGGGGCGAGAAGATGAACTACGGCAAGGTGATCGAGGGCGTCATCCGCTCCACCTTCGTCCTCGACGAGGACGGCGTCGTCACGCACGCGCTCTACAACGTCAAGGCCACCGGGCACGTCGCCCGGCTGCGCAAGACCCTCGGCCTGGCCGCCTGA
- a CDS encoding Rv3235 family protein, whose translation MMLNDYFAPQPTSATELPDPVPLLRSLTQGALEVLAGVREVDQLARWFSEDAFRALVTRANLSARARSARGTAPTRPSFRILSIHHAAPADGVVEAAIVVAGPGRTRAVAIRLEGLDGRWRATSLAVL comes from the coding sequence ATGATGCTGAACGACTATTTCGCACCGCAGCCGACTTCGGCGACGGAGCTGCCTGACCCGGTGCCGCTGCTGCGCAGCCTCACCCAGGGCGCCCTCGAGGTGCTCGCCGGCGTGCGGGAGGTCGATCAGCTGGCGCGCTGGTTCAGCGAGGACGCGTTCCGCGCCCTGGTCACGCGTGCCAACCTCTCCGCGCGGGCGCGCAGCGCCCGCGGCACCGCGCCGACGCGGCCGAGCTTCCGCATCCTCTCCATCCACCACGCCGCCCCCGCCGACGGCGTGGTGGAGGCGGCGATCGTGGTGGCAGGGCCCGGCAGAACGCGCGCCGTGGCGATCCGGCTCGAGGGGCTGGACGGCCGCTGGCGCGCCACCTCCCTCGCGGTGCTGTGA
- a CDS encoding AAA family ATPase → MTAVVVALPGPDAAARAADLELEGATVIAVLPPERLAEAPLDAADAVLVPPRRTALTAAFVRACDRAGVRIVPVGEGEPRLLARLGLPAALPEDAPAWRILAALSGDPAPSAADDAAPPRVIAVWGPHGAPGRTTVAVQLAVELARAGRRTALVDADTTAPALALLLGLGDESPGLAAACRRAELGGLDAAELARLSTPLETSAGAVEVLGGLNRPGRWPEISASRLRATLAACRTWTDETVVDVAAELDEDDGDDGAPARHAATRAALIEADAIVAVLAADPLGVSRFVRAHPELRHLAGDAPVTVVANRVRPGPLGIDARGQIRRTLDRFAGIQDVLFLPEDQRGTDAAALHARPIADVAPRSALVAAVRRLAAGLGARELTAGTRRGSSRAVRRLR, encoded by the coding sequence GTGACGGCCGTCGTCGTCGCCCTGCCCGGCCCGGATGCGGCGGCCAGGGCCGCCGACCTGGAACTGGAGGGCGCCACCGTGATCGCCGTGCTCCCGCCCGAGCGGCTGGCCGAGGCGCCGCTGGACGCCGCGGATGCCGTGCTCGTGCCGCCCCGGCGCACCGCCCTGACCGCGGCCTTCGTCCGGGCGTGCGACCGCGCCGGTGTGCGGATCGTGCCGGTCGGCGAGGGCGAGCCCCGGCTGCTCGCCCGCCTCGGCCTGCCGGCCGCGCTGCCGGAGGACGCACCCGCCTGGCGCATCTTGGCCGCCCTGTCCGGGGATCCGGCCCCGTCCGCCGCGGACGATGCGGCGCCGCCGCGGGTGATCGCGGTGTGGGGGCCGCACGGCGCACCGGGCCGCACCACCGTGGCCGTCCAGCTGGCGGTCGAGCTGGCCCGGGCCGGACGGCGCACGGCGCTCGTGGACGCCGACACCACGGCACCGGCGCTCGCCCTGCTGCTCGGGCTGGGCGACGAGTCCCCGGGTCTGGCGGCGGCGTGCCGCCGCGCCGAGCTGGGCGGCCTGGATGCCGCCGAGCTGGCGCGGCTGTCCACGCCGCTGGAGACCTCGGCCGGGGCGGTCGAGGTGCTCGGCGGGCTGAATCGTCCGGGTCGCTGGCCGGAGATCAGCGCGTCGCGGCTGCGGGCCACGCTGGCGGCCTGCCGCACCTGGACCGACGAGACCGTCGTCGACGTGGCGGCGGAGCTCGACGAGGACGACGGCGACGACGGCGCCCCGGCCCGTCACGCCGCGACGCGCGCGGCCCTGATCGAGGCGGACGCGATCGTCGCCGTGCTGGCGGCCGATCCGCTCGGGGTCAGCCGGTTCGTGCGCGCGCACCCCGAACTGCGCCATCTGGCCGGCGACGCCCCGGTGACGGTGGTCGCGAACCGGGTGCGTCCTGGCCCCCTCGGCATCGACGCGCGCGGGCAGATCCGCCGCACCCTGGACCGGTTCGCCGGCATCCAGGACGTGCTGTTCCTGCCGGAGGATCAGCGCGGAACGGATGCCGCGGCGCTGCACGCCCGGCCGATCGCGGACGTGGCCCCGAGGTCGGCGCTGGTCGCCGCGGTGCGGCGACTGGCCGCCGGCCTCGGGGCGCGGGAGCTCACTGCCGGTACGAGGCGAGGAAGTTCCCGAGCCGTTCGACGGCTTCGCTGA
- a CDS encoding zf-HC2 domain-containing protein — protein sequence MSDCGCEKARRDLEEYLRNEVCKTEHEDIREHLENCPSCKDEALVATTLTEVVARACRETAPETLRDQVLARIRAVQAAVH from the coding sequence ATGAGCGACTGCGGCTGCGAGAAGGCGCGCCGGGATCTCGAGGAGTACCTCCGCAACGAGGTGTGCAAGACGGAGCACGAGGACATCCGCGAGCACCTCGAGAACTGCCCGTCGTGCAAGGACGAGGCGCTGGTCGCGACCACGCTGACGGAGGTCGTCGCGCGCGCCTGCCGTGAGACCGCCCCCGAGACGCTGCGCGATCAGGTGCTCGCCCGCATCCGCGCGGTGCAGGCCGCCGTCCACTGA
- a CDS encoding helix-turn-helix domain-containing protein, with protein sequence MPHTPPAPRFLAPAQVAELLSIEVDEVVALIHEGRLRGSQLGSPPRWRVEEASIAEYLDAQSEEARRMALWRQSNEASFPEVWGTSPYRGS encoded by the coding sequence ATGCCCCACACACCTCCCGCACCGCGGTTCCTGGCACCCGCCCAGGTCGCCGAGCTGCTCAGCATCGAGGTCGACGAGGTGGTCGCTCTCATCCACGAGGGACGGCTGCGCGGGTCGCAGCTCGGGTCCCCGCCCCGGTGGCGGGTCGAGGAGGCCAGCATCGCCGAGTACCTCGACGCGCAGTCCGAGGAGGCCCGGCGGATGGCGCTGTGGCGCCAGTCCAACGAGGCCAGCTTCCCGGAGGTGTGGGGCACCAGCCCGTACCGCGGATCCTGA
- a CDS encoding pyridoxal phosphate-dependent aminotransferase, whose translation MRHLDQSSKLKNVLYEIRGKALVEAARLEAEGHQILKLNTGNPAIFGFEAPHQIVQDMLAALPTAHGYSDSKGIVSARRAVVSRYEQVEGFPPLDPDDVYLGNGVSELITMTMQALLDQGDEVLIPAPDYPLWTAMTSLAGGTPVHYLCDEANDWQPDLEDIRAKVTPQTKAIVIINPNNPTGAVYSRQVLEGIVQIARENQLLLLSDEIYDRILFDDATHIPTATLAPDLLCLTFNGLSKTYRVAGYRSGWLAITGPKDHAQGFIEGITLLASTRLCPNVPAQHAVQAALSGVQSIEALVAPTGRLHEQRDIAWEGLEAIPGVSCVRPRGALYAFPRLDPEVHEIHDDERLVYDLLVSEKILLVQGTGFNWRAPDHLRVVTLPEARVLSEAVERLGNFLASYRQ comes from the coding sequence ATGCGACACCTCGATCAGTCCTCCAAGCTCAAGAACGTCCTCTACGAGATCCGCGGCAAGGCTCTCGTCGAGGCGGCGCGGCTGGAGGCCGAGGGGCACCAGATCCTGAAGCTGAACACCGGGAACCCGGCGATCTTCGGCTTCGAGGCGCCGCACCAGATCGTGCAGGACATGCTCGCCGCCCTGCCCACCGCGCACGGCTACAGCGACAGCAAGGGCATCGTCTCCGCCCGCCGCGCCGTGGTCAGCCGCTACGAGCAGGTCGAGGGCTTCCCGCCGCTCGACCCGGACGACGTCTACCTCGGCAACGGCGTCTCCGAGCTGATCACCATGACGATGCAGGCCCTGCTCGACCAGGGCGACGAGGTGCTCATCCCGGCGCCGGACTATCCGCTCTGGACCGCGATGACCTCCCTCGCTGGCGGCACGCCGGTGCACTACCTGTGCGACGAGGCGAACGACTGGCAGCCCGACCTGGAGGACATCCGCGCCAAGGTCACGCCGCAGACGAAGGCGATCGTCATCATCAACCCGAACAACCCCACCGGCGCGGTGTACTCGCGTCAGGTGCTGGAGGGGATCGTGCAGATCGCCCGGGAGAACCAGCTGCTGCTGCTCTCGGACGAGATCTACGACCGCATCCTGTTCGACGACGCGACGCACATCCCGACCGCGACCCTCGCGCCGGACCTGCTGTGCCTCACCTTCAACGGCCTGTCGAAGACCTACCGGGTGGCCGGCTACCGCTCGGGCTGGCTGGCGATCACAGGCCCCAAGGACCACGCCCAGGGGTTCATCGAGGGCATCACGCTGCTGGCCTCCACCCGGCTGTGCCCGAACGTGCCGGCCCAGCACGCCGTGCAGGCCGCGCTGTCCGGGGTGCAGAGCATCGAGGCGCTGGTCGCGCCGACCGGCCGCCTGCACGAGCAGCGCGACATCGCCTGGGAGGGGCTGGAGGCGATCCCCGGCGTCAGCTGCGTGCGACCGCGTGGCGCCCTGTACGCGTTCCCCCGGCTGGACCCGGAGGTGCACGAGATCCACGACGACGAGCGCCTCGTGTACGACCTCCTCGTCTCGGAGAAGATCCTGCTGGTGCAGGGCACCGGCTTCAACTGGCGCGCCCCCGACCACCTGCGCGTGGTGACGCTGCCGGAGGCGCGGGTGCTCAGCGAAGCCGTCGAACGGCTCGGGAACTTCCTCGCCTCGTACCGGCAGTGA
- the aroA gene encoding 3-phosphoshikimate 1-carboxyvinyltransferase, with product MSAARYSTPPATAPYAAPVADGAVHATVNVPGSKSLTNRELIIAAIADGPGRLVHPLHSDDSRRMIEALRALGIGVEEADGDGDFGPDLVVTPAPLAGGVTVDCGQAGTVMRFIAPLAGLAARDVHMTAHETALHRPMGAMISALRDLGVDVDDEGTWALPFTIRGHGHIRGGRVEIDASGSSQFVSGLLLAAPRFDVGLHLVHTGAHLPSVPHIDMTIESLSRRGIRIERPAHGEWLVEAGVPRAKEIAIEPDLSNAAPFLAAALVTGGAVTVPGWPLHSTQPGALLPAILQAMGAHASRHGGALTVRAGDGIRGLDLDLSAASELTPTIAGLAVFADGPTTIRGVGHIRTHETDRIAALVGNIRALGGRAEELPDGLRIVPAPLHGGAWPAHHDHRMATTGALIGLRVPGVRVDEIGTTAKTLPEFTLLWERMLGAA from the coding sequence ATGAGCGCTGCACGGTATTCCACTCCCCCCGCCACGGCTCCGTACGCCGCGCCGGTCGCCGACGGCGCCGTGCACGCGACGGTGAACGTCCCCGGCTCCAAGTCGCTGACGAACCGCGAGCTCATCATCGCGGCGATCGCCGACGGACCGGGCCGGCTGGTGCATCCGCTGCACTCGGACGACTCGCGCCGGATGATCGAGGCGCTGCGGGCGCTCGGCATCGGCGTCGAGGAGGCGGACGGCGACGGCGACTTCGGCCCGGACCTGGTGGTGACCCCGGCTCCCCTGGCCGGCGGCGTGACCGTGGACTGCGGTCAGGCCGGCACCGTGATGCGCTTCATCGCCCCGCTGGCCGGCCTTGCGGCCCGGGACGTGCACATGACCGCGCACGAGACGGCGCTGCACCGGCCGATGGGCGCCATGATCAGCGCGCTGCGCGATCTCGGCGTCGACGTCGACGACGAGGGCACCTGGGCGCTGCCGTTCACGATCCGCGGGCACGGACACATCCGCGGGGGCCGGGTGGAGATCGACGCCTCCGGCTCCAGCCAGTTCGTGTCGGGCCTGCTGCTGGCCGCGCCGCGGTTCGACGTCGGCCTGCACCTCGTGCACACCGGTGCGCACCTGCCGAGCGTGCCGCACATCGACATGACCATCGAGTCGCTGAGCCGGCGCGGCATCCGCATCGAACGCCCCGCGCACGGCGAGTGGCTCGTCGAGGCGGGGGTGCCGCGCGCCAAGGAGATCGCGATCGAGCCGGACCTCTCCAACGCCGCGCCGTTCCTGGCCGCCGCGCTCGTGACCGGCGGCGCCGTGACGGTGCCCGGCTGGCCGCTGCACTCCACGCAGCCCGGCGCCCTGCTGCCGGCGATCCTGCAGGCGATGGGGGCGCACGCCTCCCGGCACGGCGGGGCGCTCACGGTGCGCGCCGGCGACGGCATCCGCGGCCTCGATCTGGACCTGTCTGCCGCGAGCGAGCTGACCCCCACCATCGCCGGCCTCGCCGTCTTCGCGGACGGCCCGACCACCATCCGCGGCGTCGGGCACATCCGCACCCACGAGACCGACCGCATCGCCGCCCTGGTGGGCAACATCCGCGCCCTCGGCGGGCGCGCGGAGGAGCTGCCGGACGGGCTGCGGATCGTCCCCGCCCCGCTGCACGGCGGCGCCTGGCCCGCCCACCACGACCACCGGATGGCCACCACCGGAGCGCTGATCGGGCTGCGCGTCCCCGGCGTGCGGGTCGACGAGATCGGCACCACCGCGAAGACGCTGCCCGAGTTCACGCTGCTGTGGGAACGGATGCTGGGGGCCGCGTGA
- a CDS encoding sensor histidine kinase produces MSTLSDLVHAQGRLTEADVEWLHRLAGDGQLLADLASADIVMWVETADEGSFVAVAHSRPSGAATLFYRDIVGEKVRPQWRTQVRSAFESGEIVDSSSPDWFEETPTRVRAVPIVRAGDERDGGRRTVLGVLTRHTNLGEARMPLRQQISFDECANDLFRMISSGEFPDPSAPTAPRRGAPRASDGLIRIDVDGVTTFASPNALSAFNRMGFDDELEGESLAEVTTRIVPPSRQVDESLPVVVTGRAPWRTDMEARGVTVSLRAIPLKDHGTRIGAIVLCRDVSELRHQEQELITKDATIREIHHRVKNNLQTVASLLRIQARRTHSEEAREALTQAMRRVESIAVVHDTLASGLAQTVDFDEVFDRVLKLVAEVAAAPNTRARTQREGRFGVLPSEYATPLALALTEVVTNAVEHGLAGQEGVVTIEAFRTEEHLRVIVSDTGHGLPEGRVGQGLGTQIVRTLIQGELGGTIEWKGQDGDGTQVTIDIPLRWITK; encoded by the coding sequence GTGTCAACCCTCAGCGATCTCGTCCACGCCCAGGGCCGGCTGACCGAAGCCGACGTCGAATGGCTGCACCGCCTGGCCGGCGACGGCCAGCTGCTGGCGGACCTGGCATCCGCCGACATCGTGATGTGGGTCGAGACGGCCGACGAGGGCTCCTTCGTCGCCGTGGCCCACTCCCGCCCGAGCGGCGCGGCCACCCTGTTCTACCGCGACATCGTCGGCGAGAAGGTGCGCCCGCAGTGGCGCACCCAGGTGCGCTCCGCGTTCGAGAGCGGGGAGATCGTGGACTCCTCCTCGCCGGACTGGTTCGAGGAGACGCCGACGCGGGTGCGCGCGGTGCCGATCGTGCGCGCCGGCGACGAGCGCGACGGGGGCCGGCGCACCGTGCTCGGCGTGCTCACCCGGCACACCAATCTCGGCGAGGCGCGGATGCCGTTGCGGCAGCAGATCAGCTTCGACGAATGCGCCAACGACCTGTTCCGGATGATCTCCTCCGGCGAGTTCCCCGACCCGTCCGCACCGACCGCGCCGCGCCGCGGCGCGCCGCGCGCCTCGGACGGGCTGATCCGGATCGATGTCGACGGGGTGACCACGTTCGCCAGCCCGAACGCACTGTCCGCGTTCAACCGGATGGGGTTCGACGACGAGCTGGAGGGCGAGTCGCTCGCCGAGGTCACCACGCGCATCGTGCCGCCCTCCCGGCAGGTGGACGAGTCGCTGCCGGTCGTGGTCACCGGGCGGGCGCCGTGGCGCACCGACATGGAGGCGCGCGGGGTGACCGTGTCGCTGCGGGCGATCCCGCTGAAGGACCACGGCACCCGGATCGGCGCCATCGTGCTGTGCCGTGACGTGTCCGAGCTGCGCCACCAGGAGCAGGAGCTGATCACCAAGGACGCCACGATCCGCGAGATCCACCACCGGGTGAAGAACAACCTGCAGACGGTGGCCTCGCTGCTGCGGATCCAGGCGCGGCGCACGCACTCCGAGGAGGCGCGCGAAGCGCTGACCCAGGCGATGCGGCGGGTGGAGTCCATCGCGGTCGTGCACGACACCCTCGCCAGCGGTCTGGCGCAGACGGTCGACTTCGACGAGGTCTTCGACCGGGTGCTGAAGCTCGTCGCCGAGGTCGCCGCCGCCCCGAACACCCGGGCGCGCACCCAGCGCGAAGGGCGCTTCGGCGTGCTGCCCAGCGAGTACGCGACCCCGCTCGCCCTCGCCCTCACCGAGGTGGTCACGAACGCCGTGGAGCACGGCCTGGCCGGCCAGGAGGGCGTGGTCACGATCGAGGCGTTCCGCACCGAGGAGCACCTGCGCGTGATCGTCAGCGACACCGGCCACGGACTGCCCGAGGGCAGGGTCGGTCAGGGCCTGGGCACCCAGATCGTGCGCACCCTCATCCAGGGCGAGCTCGGCGGAACGATCGAGTGGAAGGGCCAGGACGGCGACGGCACGCAGGTGACCATCGACATCCCGCTCCGCTGGATCACCAAGTGA
- a CDS encoding sigma-70 family RNA polymerase sigma factor: MLATLDPEVIDLSGLDWPVMDDTASGDPRRDFEDQAIPYMDQLYAAAMRMTRNPADAADLVQETFVKAYGSWSTFTQGTNLKAWLYRILTNTYINIYRKKQREPFQGTIDDLEDWQLGGAESTTATHSRSAEAEAIDRMPASVVKDALQEVPEDFRLAVYLADVEGFSYQEIADIMKTPIGTVMSRLHRGRRMLRELLADYAAERGITAAEPRSRK, encoded by the coding sequence ATGCTCGCGACGCTCGACCCCGAGGTCATCGACCTCAGCGGCCTAGACTGGCCGGTGATGGACGACACAGCATCCGGCGACCCCCGGCGCGATTTCGAGGATCAGGCGATCCCGTACATGGATCAGCTCTATGCGGCGGCGATGCGCATGACGCGCAACCCCGCCGACGCGGCCGACCTCGTGCAGGAGACCTTCGTGAAGGCGTACGGCTCCTGGTCGACGTTCACGCAGGGCACGAACCTGAAGGCGTGGCTCTACCGCATCCTGACGAACACGTACATCAACATCTACCGCAAGAAGCAGCGGGAGCCGTTCCAGGGGACGATCGACGATCTCGAGGACTGGCAGCTGGGCGGTGCGGAGTCGACCACGGCGACGCACAGCCGGTCGGCGGAGGCGGAGGCGATCGACCGCATGCCGGCGTCCGTCGTCAAGGACGCCCTGCAGGAGGTCCCCGAGGACTTCCGGCTGGCCGTCTACCTGGCGGACGTCGAGGGGTTCTCGTACCAGGAGATCGCCGACATCATGAAGACACCCATCGGCACCGTGATGAGCCGTCTGCACCGTGGCAGGCGGATGCTGCGGGAGCTGCTGGCAGACTACGCCGCGGAGCGAGGCATCACCGCGGCCGAACCGAGGAGCAGGAAATGA
- a CDS encoding GntR family transcriptional regulator, translating into MSRADERELESTRVAAWLRDAILDGAREPGSRLIERDLATEFGVSRVPVRDALKLLEAEGLVELRPRTWAIVREFTPTDLADLDEVRQVLEPMAFRLAAERHRREGLERLHAALQAEQESARTANSVESRRAAADFHEIVVELADNRLLRELMNGIRSRLRWALAQHDDLQHISDEHVALFEAIRDRDGERAAELAYAHVDSSRLHRVAHAEALRTGAVPVIPAREDAAFGR; encoded by the coding sequence GTGAGCAGAGCAGACGAACGCGAGCTGGAGTCGACCAGGGTCGCCGCCTGGCTGCGCGACGCGATCCTGGACGGCGCGCGCGAACCGGGCAGCCGCCTGATCGAGCGCGATCTGGCCACCGAGTTCGGCGTGAGCCGGGTCCCGGTGCGCGATGCGCTCAAGCTGCTCGAGGCGGAGGGCCTGGTCGAGCTGCGGCCGCGCACCTGGGCGATCGTCCGCGAGTTCACGCCGACGGACCTGGCCGACCTCGACGAGGTCCGCCAGGTGCTGGAGCCGATGGCGTTCCGACTCGCCGCGGAGCGGCACCGCCGCGAGGGGCTGGAGCGGCTGCACGCGGCGCTGCAGGCGGAGCAGGAGAGCGCGCGCACCGCGAACAGCGTCGAGTCGCGTCGCGCCGCCGCCGACTTCCACGAGATCGTGGTGGAGCTGGCGGACAACCGCCTGCTGCGGGAGCTGATGAACGGCATCCGCAGCCGCCTGCGCTGGGCGCTCGCGCAGCACGACGACCTGCAGCACATCTCCGACGAGCACGTCGCGCTCTTCGAGGCGATCCGGGACCGCGACGGCGAACGGGCCGCGGAGCTGGCCTACGCCCACGTCGACAGCAGCCGGCTGCATCGGGTCGCCCACGCGGAGGCGCTGCGCACCGGCGCGGTGCCGGTGATCCCGGCGCGCGAGGACGCCGCGTTCGGACGGTAA
- a CDS encoding WhiB family transcriptional regulator, with amino-acid sequence MDWRDKAACLTVDPELFFPVGNTGPAVDQIEKAKAVCATCTVTEICLQYALESGQDSGVWGGLSEDERRALKRRAARARRAG; translated from the coding sequence ATGGACTGGCGCGACAAAGCAGCCTGCCTGACCGTCGACCCCGAGCTGTTCTTCCCCGTGGGGAACACCGGCCCCGCGGTCGACCAGATCGAGAAGGCCAAGGCCGTCTGCGCCACCTGCACCGTCACCGAGATCTGCCTGCAGTACGCCCTCGAGTCCGGCCAGGACTCGGGCGTGTGGGGCGGTCTCTCCGAGGACGAGCGCCGCGCCCTGAAGCGTCGCGCCGCGCGCGCCCGCCGCGCCGGCTGA